GGTATCGTTGAGAGTATGAAGCGTATGGCTATCTGTGCGGGTGTACTCTGCTCGAGGACCTCTGCGAACTCGGCCTGCAGCACGTTCTTCATGAACTGGTATGTGGCGAAGGCCCAGCGGTACCAGCCCCGCTTCCTCTTGCCGCCTGCGTACCACTCCTCCCACTCCCTAGCCTCGCCCTCCTCGAACGACGAGAGACTCTCGTCAAGAATGCCACCTGCGAACGGGAGCATTACAACTATGCCTTTGCCTGCCGCCTCAGCCTCATAGGCTATGGTCCTGCCAGGCTCCTGCTCAAGCATGCTATAGGCGAACTCGACAACCTCCGTCTGTCTTCTCTTCATAGCCTCCCTCGCGGAGGCGAGAAGCTCCGGGTCACTGGGGTCGAGGGAAACGCCGAGGTGCTTAGCCAGGTTCTCTTCGCGGAGAGTATCCATGGCCTCGTATATCGCTGGCTCGCGTAGAACCTCTAGAGGCGGGTTGTGCATATAGATCAGGTCGATGGGGCATTTGCCTATCCTTTCGCAGCTCCTCTCGGCGGCCGTCACAAGATACTCGGGGTCGAAGCGCTTCCGTGGCCTCTCCGGCGACCCGTAGAAGTCGTAACCAATCTTTGTGGCGATGATAACCTCCTCCCTCTCATCCCCAAGAGCCTCGCCGAGAATACGCTCAGCCTCACCACGGTCGTACACATCCGCGGTCTCAAAGAAGTTGATACCAAGCCTCCTAGCCTCCCTGATGAGGCCCACCAGGTCGCGCTTAGAGAGGCCCTGGTAGGGGCCACTATGCAACCCATACACGCCATAGGCTATCAACGATACTCTTAGCCCGGTGTCGCCCAGGGTAGTATATCTCAATGCGACACCCTCCCAGGGTATACCCTAGCGCCTCCTAATTAAACTATGGTAGGGTATGCCCCTCTAGGCAGCATACAGTGATGCCCGGCGTCGTGTATGGCTGTGGTATGGCAGGGCGGTTGGGCTGGTGAGCGATAACCGCGGGGGTGATGCGCATCCCCTAGCATGGGGAGGTGGTTGTGAGCGAGGCGCTACCGGTCTTCGAGGCTGGGAGACTCACGGGATTCGTCGCGTCTAGCGCTGACTTCACAGTGTACGGGAGGGTTGGCTCGGGTAGACGCCTCTACCTGTGGAGTGGTGGTGCTGCTGGTCCCGTCGAGTGGAGGGTATACGAGGTTGAGGGGTTCCGCGTCGAGCCTAGCGTGTGGGCGGTCTACGCGCCACTCGAGGCGTGGAGGAGGCTTGGGAGCCTAGAGGGGCTCGTATCGTGGCTTGCGCGGGAGGCTGGCCATCGACTCCAGGGCAAGAAGCTCCTACTCTCGTTTAGCGGCGGGAAGGACTCGACAGCCGCGTTGATAGTCTTGGACGCCCTCTACGAGAAGATAGACTTCAAGTTGGAGGTTGTCCACGTCCACATGCCATACCTTGAACCAGAGTACCACGTGGACGAGGCTCTTCGGCTCGCATCGAGACTCGGGTACAACGTAGAGGTTATCGAGCCGCCCAGGAGGGTGCTAGCCAGGAGGCTGCTCGAGGAGGGACTCCCCTGGAGAAGAGCCAGGTGGTGCACCTACTACAAGACCAGACCGCTAGAGGAGCACTTCGAGAGGATACAAGCCGACTACATGGTGGTTGGCGATCGTATCGGCGAGAGCCTTATGCGCTCCAAACGCCTCCGCGCCGATACGCTCTTCGAGCGTAACCGCTTCGAGCCCATAAAGCACCTAACGCTTATCGACGTAGTGTTGCTCGTTAGGAGCCTCGGACTCACACACCGCGACTACCAGGCGGGGCTGACGAGGGTATCCTGCCGCTACTGCCCCTACAAGAGCCTCGCCGAGATGCTCATAGACGAGAGGCTGGGTGGCGACGAGGACCCCGGCCTCATCGAGGAGGTTTTGAGAAGAGAGTGGAGGCGCTGGTACCACGACATACCGCTCGAGGAGTTCCTCTCAGAGCACTACTGGAGGTACACACCGAGAGTAGCCAGGGCGTTCCACCGGCTGAAGCGGCTCCTCAAACCGGAGCCCGAGCTAGACGCGAGGAGAGCTGCGGAACTCCACTCAAGCGTCTGGACCACGCCCATAGAGGCTCTAGAGTCGCTACCGCTCCTGGAGCCCCCCGAGTGGAGGCTCTAAGCGGGTCGGACCCGCCGAGGAGCTCCTCACCAGCTCGGCGAAAGGGCGTCCCTCCTCACACCCGATTAAACCATACACAAACCACCCGGTTTTGAAGGCGCGCCGCGCTCGAGGACATACATGAAGATAGAGCGGTATCACTCCGCCTCGTGCCGGTGTTCGTGGCGCGCAGCGCCTGCCAGGTATAAGGCTCTTTCCCGGGGTTACTACCGGTAGAAGTTACGGGTGGTTAGAGGTGACTGGCAGCGGTTACAACGGCGCAGAGAGGGTGTTGGAGAGGCTGATAGGCGTCCTGGAGAGGCTGGGGTACGGGTACCACGTGCTAGAGTACCCGGAGAACCGCAGGCGACGCAGCATAGACGTCCTCGTGGCTGGTGGCGGTAGACGCGTCCTCATAAAGGTGGTTGAGGACGTCGCGAGCGTGCGCCGCGAGGACGTCAAGGAGCTTAGGAGTGTTGGTGGCGTGTTAGGAGCATCTCCGCTGCTAGTAGGTGACCACGAAAAGGGCGAGAAGCTCGAGGACATAGTAGCCTACGAGAGGATGGGCATCTACGCGCTGAGCCCAGAGGGGTTCGAGAGGGCAGCTTCCACCGGCATCTTCGTCGTGAAGAAACGCGGCAGGTTCTACATGAGGCTCGATGCTGGCAAGTTCAAGGAGGAGAGGGAGGCCCGCGGCCTCAGTCTCGGTACAGCGGCGGATCTCCTCGGGGTCACGAGGAGAGCGGTATACGAGTACGAGAGGAGCAACATCGACGTTGACCTAGAGAGGGCGCTCAGGATACTCGACGTGTTTGGCGAGGAGGTGTTCAGGCCGATAGAGGTGTTCCGCGTCGAGGAGCCGAGGAGTGAACTCAGGAATCTGGACGAGGAGGGTGAGAGGGCGATAGCAGAGAGGATAATGGAAGCAGGCGGTATAGTAGTGCACGCGAAGAGGACTGTCGTTGACCTCGCGGCTAGGCTCGGAGAGAGGACATCAATCATAGTCTACGAGCACCGGCGCGAGAGGACGGACGGGGTGATTAGGCGTGGCGAGGAGGCGGCAAGGATAGCCGAAGCTACAAGTAGCGAAGTGATAGCGATTGTCGAGAGAAGCGAGACAGCCAGAGACCTAGAAGCACTAGGCCTTCACGTCATCCGGGGCTCCGAGGCACCCGACGAGATAACAATCAGGCTGCGCGAATACCACGAGGGCCTCTAAGCCTATGGGAAGTGTCTCCACGGCTTCAACTGAAAATCTTGTATATGCTCAACCCTGGGCATCCCAGATACCTGTGGTATTCCTCGCACGCTTCCGTACCCAAGACCAGCCTAGCTCATTATCGCCCCGGCCTGGGAACCCGACGCTCGGCCGACTGAGGCGGCCCGACAATGATACTCGATGAGGAAGTATTTGCGGTGATACTGGCTGTTGCTGTAGTCGCATCGGTCTTTGCGGCAGTACACGTGCTCGACCTTAGGCCTAGCGAGCCGTTCACAGCGATAGGCTTGCTCGACGCAAACTGCAAGATAGGCGAGTATCCAAGAGAGGCGCTCATAGGCTCCAATGTCACCCTATGTATCTTCGTGGATAATCACATGGGACGACCCATATACTACAAGGTCGTGTATCGCATCGCTGCCCCAGAGACACTCCCGACGAATACCACCCCCTCTCCCGAGCCCAAGCTTCTAGAGTGGCGTGGCGTGCTCGGCAACAAGCAGAACACCACGTTCATAGTGCACGTCCCGGTCGCCCACCCGAAAGCCAGCGCGAATACTAGCAGAGTAGCCCTCGTGTTTGAACTCTGGATTTACGATACGGAGAGAAACCAGTGGATATACACGGGTAGATGGGTACACCTCTACATCAAGCCTGTTGCCGTGCGAACAGGGTGAGGCTCCACTGAAGACCCTAGAGGAGATCGTACGAGAGAGACTAGCGAGGCACAAGAGCCTCTACGAGACCTTATACAGTGTATACCGTGACGTCCGGGAAGGCAAGCTCAAGCTCGTTGACCCGGAGCCCCCAACAACCCTCGCCCAGTACCTAAGGCGACTCGACTACAGCCTATGGTTCTGGACCACAGCGGCGCTCATAGCTGCCGCGATAACCTCAATATGGGCGAGTAGTGTTGCTCCACAACTCCTACCACTCCGCTACATACTCGGCACGCTATACGTACTCTTCATACCCGGCTACGTGCTAGTCGAGGCCCTCTACCCGGAAGAGAAGAGCCTAGCACCCCTAGAGCGCCTAGCCCTCTCAATAGGCCTATCCCTGGCAATCATACCACTCATAGGCCTACTCCTGAACTACACACCATGGGGCATACGCCTAGAGCCAATAGTCACGAGCACAGCAGTGTACAACACAGTGCTCCTCCTGATAGCCGCCTACCGCAAGCTAACCATCGTGAGGATGGAAGCCGAGGCGTTAGGGATAGCGGATCGTGACGGTAGACGAAGAAAACCGGGAGATGATGCACTTGCGGCTCCGGTATGAGCCTTAGGCTCTACTCTCGTCAGCTGCCTTTCCCGGTGCTCCCGCTCTCCTGCTGGCCACCGCTCTGTTGCTCTTTGGCGGCCTCCTGCTGCTTCAACTCCTGCTCGAGCTTCTTAAGCTCCTCCTCAATCTCCTTCTCGATCTCCTCAATAGGCTTTGGTGGCGGGGTAGTCGCAAGAGTGTAGCCTATCCAAGCCAGAATACCGCCTATCACTGCTATGGCGGCAAAGGCGGTTATCTTCAACAGCAGCAGGCTAATCTCCCTGCCAGCGAAGAACAGGAGATAGCCATACATGGCTATGAATGCCAGCGAGCCTAGCAGTAGAACGGCTCCAATAGCCTGGTCTCTTCGCACATGCAACACCTCTGCCTGCAGACCACCTATAACAGTACGTGTTTTCTAAAAAGTGTTCTTAACACCCGGTATCATGCCATCATGATGTAGGCATGGTAACCAGTACGCCGTGGCATTACGATGCTGTTGTTCAAACGCGGCCTGGTCGCCTAGAGGACATGTCTAACTTTGCAGATGTCGTTACAGCAGGGCGCCGCTGATTGTGAGCACATCGCCGGTTATGTAGGGGTTCTCGATGGCGTCTAGGACTAGCTTGGCTACCTCCTCGGGCTTCGCCAGCCGCGCTACCGGCACCTCCTCCTCGACCCAGTCTAGGTCCCCCCATACTCGCGCCATGTCGGTGTCGACGCCGCCCGGCGCCACGGCGAACACACGTATACCATACTCGGCAAGCTCCTTGGCAACGGCCATACTCCAGGCTATCAGGGCGGCCTTGGCGGCCGAGTAGTGGCTTGCAAGAGGCTCCGGTCTCAACCCGAGCACAGAGGCGATGTTGACTATCACGCCCCTCCTCCTTTGAATCATGTGGGGTAGGGCGGCTTTCGCGACGTTAAGAGCGCCGTAGAAGTGGACCTCTATCATCCTCTGCCAGTCTCGCGGCTCCATCTCGGCGAAGGGCTTAGGCTCCAGAATACCCGCGTTATTAACCACAACATCCACACGGCCCCAGCGCTCAACCGCGGCCTCCACGAGACTCTTGGCCTCCTCCCACCGAGACACATCAGCCCTCACGACTAACGCGTCAGAGCCAAGTTCGCGGATACTCCTGGCAACCTCCTCGGCAGCCTCACGGGAACGCACATAGTTCACCACGACGCCAGCCGCGCCACGCCTAGCCGCCTCCAGAGCAATAGCACGGCCAATACCCCTGCTAGACCCCGTCACGATGAATACAGAGCCACGAGCCTCCAAGGCAAACCTCCAGAAGCGGAGACACAGAGACACGACCAAGGACTTACCGCGAAACCCGAAAACCCACCCCATCGAGCGTCGCAATGCTCACACAACTCTAGACCGGATCGTGTGGCACCGGGACTAAACTGAAGCAAACGATGATCTACTCCACTTGTACCTCAAAACCCTCCTCGGTGTCCCCACTCTCACACACTACGAGCACCACTGCAAGCAACGCCAACAGTACAGCCGCGAGTGCACCCAGACCCACGAGAAGACCCGGGGCACGCGCAACACGCAACAGTGTGAGCACAAAGGTCACGCCCAACGCCACGACTACTATCACAACAAGCTTGAGGAGCATCGTAGCGAGGGGCCTGCACGACACGGGCACGTCGAGGCACGCCCCAATTGGTAACAAACCTCCGACACCGCGAGCCAAAAAGAGGGTCATGGCGAAGATGGGCAAGGCCCACAATTGCTGCAGTTAAAATAGCCTCGCTGTGCCCACTAGATACTATCGTATGGTGGGGAACGTGACAAGAGCAACTGTGCTCAAGGCGCTACGCCTGTTGACAGTGCTGGCCGCTATAATCGCGATAGTCTTTGTCGCGATGGTCGCGATGAGCACATACCAGCTTGATGTAGGCGAGGCAGCTGTGATAATCGATCCGGTACAGGGCAGGATAGTCGGCGTGGTGTTCGGACCACACTTCGGATTCAAAATGCCATGGCAGGAGATTCGCGTGATACCAGTTTCCGTCCAGACGGTGCTGCTCGAAGACCAGAGCGCTGTCATAGCTGTGACTAGGGATGGCGCCAGGGTGCCGGTAGAGATACAGGTGCGCTACGAGGTGAGGAAAGACCCGGCAGCCGTCAAGTACCTGATACAGAAGTATCCGGAGAACCCACACGAGCGCATCAAGAGGGAGGTTATCGAGCGCGCGGCTTACGAGGCCGTTAGGAGCGTTATCGGCAAGTACAACCTGGTGGAGATAGTGCCGCGTATACAAGAGATATCCGAGGAGATAGCGGCGTACCTGAAGCAGCTGCTACTCGAAGACCCGAGCGTCAAAGCAGCCATAGACATAGTGGACGTGGTAGTCAAGAGCATCGACATCCCGAAGGAGCTAAGCCAAGCCATACTGAGGAAGCTGGCCGCGCAGCAGGAGGCGGAGGCCGCTAAGTTCGAGGCGCAGAAGGAGATTATCCGCGCGGAGATGGAGGCCAAGAAGAAGATAATCGCCGCCAACGCTACGGCAATGCAGCAGATTATCGCTGCCAGGGCGGAGGCGGAGAAGCGCGTCATAGAGGCTAACGCTACGGCGCAGAAGATGCTGATAGAGGCCATGGCCCAGGCGAAGTCGGTCGTGGAGCGCTACCGCGGCGAGGCAGCAGCGATAAAGGCGATAATGGAGGAGCTGAACGTGACCGCGGAGGAAGCAGCCAAGATATACTACTACATCAAGATGATAGAGTTGTACCGAGAGGTGCTCCCAGAAGCCCTCCGCAACGCGAGCATAACGCTCCTAGTCACGCCCAGCGGAAACCAGACGCTACCACTGGTAGGCGTTATACCACTACCTTCACGCTAATCGGTAATCGAGGAGATAAGCGCTCGCGGGCACGCTCCATTTTACAACCGCCCTTGCCCAGTCTATACCCGGTGATACCTTGTCAACCAGCGGTTATACCCTATCGTCCGCCAGGCGCACATACTCTTCTACTATCCACAGTGGGCACTACACACGGAGCATCTAGACACAGTGTGGCTTAGACTGGAGCCGGGTGCCTAGTACCATGGTTGGTCATCGCTCCTATTACCCACATATACTCCCCTGGTGCCCGGAGTTGAACAACCAGATGTAGTGCGGAGATGTAAAACATTGAGACTCGTGGTTAAATGGGTATCCATAGTTAAGTTTAGAGGCGTGAGAGAGGGCGTACTGAGCAACTTAGCCGGCATAAACATCCTCGTCGGGCGCAACGGCAGCGGCAAGACAACAGTCCTAGAGGCGGTACACCTCGCACTAACGCTAACCGACAGCTTCGAATTCCTTGTAAAGAGGCGCGGCTGGTTCGGCCTAGCGTCTATAGACACACTCTTCTACAGATGCTCGCGTGAGGCGCGCATTATCGTCGAGCTTGCAGACCGTACACGGCAGGAACTGTCGTTGAGGGTAGAGAGGCGCGGAGAAACAGCACGAATGGTTAGGCTGGAGGCCCGGGGGAGACGAACTGGAGTATCGGACATCCTCGTGTATAGGGATGGACGGGTGGTGGCAAGTAAACTGGGGGTAGCGCATAACAGCTTCCTAGTCGACTGGAACATAGCATCTAGCCTAGGCGCATCCGAGAGCATCTATGCCGAGATGCTTGTTCACGGCGGTTTCTCTGCGAAAGAGTTCCTCCTCGACATGCTGAGGAGTAAGACGGGTAGCGTTAGGAGCGTAGAACCGATTAGAGTAAACAACGAGTGGATACTCCACCTGGTCTACACGGATCACGCGATACCATACTACGTCGCGGGGGACGGCATACGATACGCGCTAGCCTGCCTAATGACGCTAGTCGCTCATCGCGACTCTGTCCTGCTTCTAGAGGAGCCAGAGCTTCACCTACACCCGGGGCTCATGAAGCTAATCGCACATGCAATCATAGCATCGTACCGTCGACGTGGCAACCAAGTGTTTGTCTCGACGCATAGCGTAGAGCTGGTAGACATGCTCGTGAGAGAGGCAGCGAGGAACAATCTAGGGGACAACGAGTTCAGGATATACTGGCTTGCACTTGAGGACGGTAGGCTTAGCTACACCTCATACGGGTTGAGCAACGCTAGCGAGGCGCTCGAGGAGATGAAACACTGGCTATACAACTAGCGGTATAGCGGCGCGGCACGTGAAGATTTGGATAGGCCAACCATAGTCGATTGTGTAGTTGACCCTAGGCTGATGTGTCTAAGAGCCTCTTCAACCCTGGCTCAACAGCTTGACGATCTCGTCTCTCACGACTCTTTTTGGTATTAGTGTTTCTGGCATTTCCCTCTCAATAAATCTTAAGTTGCTAGCTGCATGTGTTGGTGGGCTCGCGGTGGGGTAATGGGGCGCCTCGTAGCTAACCTCCTAGCTCTCACCCTGCTAGCGCTACTGATCCTGCCGAGTCTCGCCCCGGTGGCGACCGCTGTATCCTACAAGACGCTCATAGTGAAGATTGACCGTGCGAAGTTCGACCCGGAGAGGGTGAAGGGCCTAGGCGGTCGCGTGGTGTACGTCGCCCAGCTTGCCCCGGTTGCC
The Pyrolobus fumarii 1A DNA segment above includes these coding regions:
- a CDS encoding aldo/keto reductase, producing the protein MRYTTLGDTGLRVSLIAYGVYGLHSGPYQGLSKRDLVGLIREARRLGINFFETADVYDRGEAERILGEALGDEREEVIIATKIGYDFYGSPERPRKRFDPEYLVTAAERSCERIGKCPIDLIYMHNPPLEVLREPAIYEAMDTLREENLAKHLGVSLDPSDPELLASAREAMKRRQTEVVEFAYSMLEQEPGRTIAYEAEAAGKGIVVMLPFAGGILDESLSSFEEGEAREWEEWYAGGKRKRGWYRWAFATYQFMKNVLQAEFAEVLEQSTPAQIAIRFILSTIPVHSIVVAARTREKLREAVEAVEQPRLPQALVEKLRVAYGAGPCTRT
- a CDS encoding phosphoadenosine phosphosulfate reductase family protein — its product is MSEALPVFEAGRLTGFVASSADFTVYGRVGSGRRLYLWSGGAAGPVEWRVYEVEGFRVEPSVWAVYAPLEAWRRLGSLEGLVSWLAREAGHRLQGKKLLLSFSGGKDSTAALIVLDALYEKIDFKLEVVHVHMPYLEPEYHVDEALRLASRLGYNVEVIEPPRRVLARRLLEEGLPWRRARWCTYYKTRPLEEHFERIQADYMVVGDRIGESLMRSKRLRADTLFERNRFEPIKHLTLIDVVLLVRSLGLTHRDYQAGLTRVSCRYCPYKSLAEMLIDERLGGDEDPGLIEEVLRREWRRWYHDIPLEEFLSEHYWRYTPRVARAFHRLKRLLKPEPELDARRAAELHSSVWTTPIEALESLPLLEPPEWRL
- a CDS encoding transcriptional regulator — translated: MTGSGYNGAERVLERLIGVLERLGYGYHVLEYPENRRRRSIDVLVAGGGRRVLIKVVEDVASVRREDVKELRSVGGVLGASPLLVGDHEKGEKLEDIVAYERMGIYALSPEGFERAASTGIFVVKKRGRFYMRLDAGKFKEEREARGLSLGTAADLLGVTRRAVYEYERSNIDVDLERALRILDVFGEEVFRPIEVFRVEEPRSELRNLDEEGERAIAERIMEAGGIVVHAKRTVVDLAARLGERTSIIVYEHRRERTDGVIRRGEEAARIAEATSSEVIAIVERSETARDLEALGLHVIRGSEAPDEITIRLREYHEGL
- a CDS encoding DUF1616 domain-containing protein, with amino-acid sequence MILDEEVFAVILAVAVVASVFAAVHVLDLRPSEPFTAIGLLDANCKIGEYPREALIGSNVTLCIFVDNHMGRPIYYKVVYRIAAPETLPTNTTPSPEPKLLEWRGVLGNKQNTTFIVHVPVAHPKASANTSRVALVFELWIYDTERNQWIYTGRWVHLYIKPVAVRTG
- a CDS encoding DUF1616 domain-containing protein — translated: MPCEQGEAPLKTLEEIVRERLARHKSLYETLYSVYRDVREGKLKLVDPEPPTTLAQYLRRLDYSLWFWTTAALIAAAITSIWASSVAPQLLPLRYILGTLYVLFIPGYVLVEALYPEEKSLAPLERLALSIGLSLAIIPLIGLLLNYTPWGIRLEPIVTSTAVYNTVLLLIAAYRKLTIVRMEAEALGIADRDGRRRKPGDDALAAPV
- a CDS encoding transcriptional regulator, which translates into the protein MRRDQAIGAVLLLGSLAFIAMYGYLLFFAGREISLLLLKITAFAAIAVIGGILAWIGYTLATTPPPKPIEEIEKEIEEELKKLEQELKQQEAAKEQQSGGQQESGSTGKGS
- a CDS encoding SDR family NAD(P)-dependent oxidoreductase is translated as MSLCLRFWRFALEARGSVFIVTGSSRGIGRAIALEAARRGAAGVVVNYVRSREAAEEVARSIRELGSDALVVRADVSRWEEAKSLVEAAVERWGRVDVVVNNAGILEPKPFAEMEPRDWQRMIEVHFYGALNVAKAALPHMIQRRRGVIVNIASVLGLRPEPLASHYSAAKAALIAWSMAVAKELAEYGIRVFAVAPGGVDTDMARVWGDLDWVEEEVPVARLAKPEEVAKLVLDAIENPYITGDVLTISGALL
- a CDS encoding SPFH domain-containing protein; amino-acid sequence: MTRATVLKALRLLTVLAAIIAIVFVAMVAMSTYQLDVGEAAVIIDPVQGRIVGVVFGPHFGFKMPWQEIRVIPVSVQTVLLEDQSAVIAVTRDGARVPVEIQVRYEVRKDPAAVKYLIQKYPENPHERIKREVIERAAYEAVRSVIGKYNLVEIVPRIQEISEEIAAYLKQLLLEDPSVKAAIDIVDVVVKSIDIPKELSQAILRKLAAQQEAEAAKFEAQKEIIRAEMEAKKKIIAANATAMQQIIAARAEAEKRVIEANATAQKMLIEAMAQAKSVVERYRGEAAAIKAIMEELNVTAEEAAKIYYYIKMIELYREVLPEALRNASITLLVTPSGNQTLPLVGVIPLPSR
- a CDS encoding AAA family ATPase; protein product: MVKWVSIVKFRGVREGVLSNLAGINILVGRNGSGKTTVLEAVHLALTLTDSFEFLVKRRGWFGLASIDTLFYRCSREARIIVELADRTRQELSLRVERRGETARMVRLEARGRRTGVSDILVYRDGRVVASKLGVAHNSFLVDWNIASSLGASESIYAEMLVHGGFSAKEFLLDMLRSKTGSVRSVEPIRVNNEWILHLVYTDHAIPYYVAGDGIRYALACLMTLVAHRDSVLLLEEPELHLHPGLMKLIAHAIIASYRRRGNQVFVSTHSVELVDMLVREAARNNLGDNEFRIYWLALEDGRLSYTSYGLSNASEALEEMKHWLYN